A window of Haliscomenobacter hydrossis DSM 1100 contains these coding sequences:
- a CDS encoding type I restriction endonuclease subunit R: protein MPSKTNEQALEAAIEKRLTGSCLEELREQGSSGMEAQEKARRFYRSGNGYYLGFPQDFNAQWAIDEYRFWDFLENTQAEELAKLQKQAEWKRKILERLDRMIKKYGILRLFRKGLDVDDAHFTLLYPLPLASSSETVKNNFEQNQFSATRQLRYSLANPGEEIDLVLFANGLPFATLELKNHWTGQNAKVHGQNQYRYKRDITQPLLNFGRCIVHFAVDTEEVYMTTKLNGPGTFFLPLNRGHNFGKGNPPNPQGHKTAYLWEDILTRQSVANIIQHFVRFDGKDNDPLAKKTLYFPRYHQLDVVRRLVGHASKHGVGHTYLIQHSAGSGKSNSITWAAYQLIETYPESETLPGSKGQDKPLFDSVIVVTDRRLLDKQLRENIREFSEVKNIVAPAYSSADLKSALEGGKKIIITTIQKFPFIIDGIADLSYKRFAVIIDEAHSSQSGTAAGKMNQAMGNSASSTEEEDEDPQDKILEAMRSRKMRGNASYLAFTATPKNATLERFGTRQPDGKYIPFDLYSMKQAIEEGFILDVLANYTTYKSYYEIEKSIEENPLFDTVKAQKKLRNFVEQNQQTIGTKAEIMLDHFITKLVNTKKLKGKAKAIVATQSIESAINYYFTLQKLLDARGNPFRIAIAFSGAKKIKGIEYTEDSINDFPAALDTAKPTEAGYISDKIARYFDLDEYRMLVVANKYLTGFDQPKLSAMYVDKKLQGVLAVQALSRLNRSADKLGKKTEDLFILDFYNSTEDIKKAFDPFYTSTSLSQATDVNVLHELKAQLDDTGVYEWQEVEAFVAKYFEGVNAQELSPIIDLAADRFNAALELEDQAKADYKIKAKQFVKIYGQMASILPYEILAWEKLFWFLKFLIPKLIIIDPTQDTLDELLNAVDLSTYGLERVKLNASIGLDASETELDPQNSNPRAAHSGEADEDPLDLIIKSFNERWFQGWEATPEEQRVKFVNLAQRIQEHPDFQEKYADNADPQNREIAFKKIFDDVMGKQRKNELDLYRLLSQDESFKVAMLDTLKRILRA, encoded by the coding sequence ATGCCCAGTAAAACCAACGAACAGGCCCTGGAAGCGGCCATTGAAAAACGCCTGACCGGCAGCTGTCTGGAAGAACTCCGCGAGCAGGGTAGCAGCGGAATGGAAGCGCAGGAAAAAGCCCGCCGTTTCTACCGCTCGGGCAATGGCTACTACCTCGGCTTCCCCCAGGATTTTAACGCCCAATGGGCCATTGATGAATACCGTTTTTGGGATTTTTTGGAAAACACCCAGGCCGAAGAACTCGCCAAGCTCCAAAAACAAGCCGAATGGAAGCGCAAGATCCTGGAGCGCCTGGATCGCATGATCAAAAAATACGGCATCCTGCGCCTCTTCCGCAAGGGTTTGGATGTGGACGATGCCCACTTCACGCTGCTCTACCCTTTGCCTTTGGCCAGCAGCAGCGAAACGGTCAAAAACAACTTTGAACAAAACCAGTTCAGCGCCACCCGCCAGCTGCGCTACTCGCTGGCCAACCCCGGCGAGGAAATCGACCTGGTGCTTTTTGCCAATGGCCTGCCCTTCGCCACCCTGGAACTCAAAAACCACTGGACGGGCCAAAACGCCAAGGTCCACGGCCAAAACCAATACCGCTACAAAAGAGACATCACCCAGCCGCTCTTGAATTTTGGGCGCTGCATCGTGCACTTTGCCGTGGATACCGAGGAGGTGTACATGACCACCAAACTCAATGGCCCGGGCACCTTCTTTTTGCCCCTCAACCGGGGCCACAACTTCGGCAAAGGCAACCCACCCAACCCGCAGGGGCACAAAACAGCCTACCTCTGGGAAGACATCCTGACCCGGCAGAGTGTGGCCAATATCATCCAGCATTTTGTACGTTTTGATGGCAAAGACAACGATCCGCTGGCCAAAAAGACCCTGTATTTTCCGCGTTACCACCAGTTGGATGTGGTGCGCCGCCTGGTGGGTCACGCCAGCAAGCACGGCGTGGGACATACCTACCTGATCCAGCACTCAGCTGGCTCGGGCAAGTCCAATTCCATCACCTGGGCCGCCTACCAACTCATCGAAACCTATCCCGAATCGGAGACCCTGCCGGGCAGCAAAGGCCAGGACAAGCCCTTGTTTGACTCAGTCATCGTGGTGACGGATCGGCGCTTGCTGGACAAACAACTGCGCGAGAACATCCGGGAGTTTTCGGAGGTCAAAAACATCGTGGCACCCGCTTACTCTTCGGCAGACTTGAAGAGTGCCCTGGAAGGTGGCAAAAAGATCATCATCACCACCATCCAGAAATTCCCCTTCATCATCGATGGCATTGCCGACCTGAGCTACAAACGTTTTGCGGTCATCATCGATGAGGCGCACAGCAGCCAGAGTGGCACCGCCGCCGGAAAGATGAACCAGGCCATGGGCAACAGTGCCAGCAGTACGGAAGAGGAGGACGAAGACCCCCAGGACAAAATTCTGGAAGCCATGCGCTCGCGCAAAATGCGGGGCAACGCCTCCTACCTGGCCTTCACCGCTACGCCCAAAAACGCCACGCTGGAACGTTTTGGCACCCGCCAGCCCGATGGCAAGTACATTCCCTTCGATTTGTACTCCATGAAACAGGCCATCGAAGAGGGTTTCATCCTCGATGTTTTGGCCAATTACACGACCTACAAGAGTTATTACGAAATCGAAAAATCCATCGAGGAAAACCCGCTGTTTGATACCGTTAAGGCGCAAAAGAAGCTGCGCAATTTTGTGGAGCAAAACCAACAGACCATCGGCACCAAGGCCGAAATCATGCTGGATCATTTCATCACAAAACTGGTCAATACCAAAAAACTGAAGGGCAAAGCCAAAGCCATCGTGGCCACCCAAAGCATCGAATCGGCCATCAACTACTATTTTACGCTCCAAAAATTACTCGACGCCCGAGGCAATCCCTTCCGCATCGCGATTGCTTTTTCGGGTGCAAAAAAAATCAAGGGCATCGAGTACACCGAAGACAGCATCAATGATTTTCCCGCCGCTCTGGATACCGCCAAGCCCACCGAGGCCGGGTACATCAGCGATAAAATTGCCCGCTACTTCGATCTGGACGAATACCGCATGCTGGTGGTGGCCAACAAGTACCTGACGGGCTTCGACCAACCCAAACTCAGCGCCATGTACGTGGACAAAAAGCTGCAAGGGGTACTGGCGGTGCAGGCTTTGTCGCGGCTCAACCGCTCGGCAGACAAACTGGGCAAAAAGACCGAGGATTTGTTCATCCTCGATTTTTACAATTCCACCGAAGACATCAAGAAGGCTTTTGATCCGTTTTATACCTCCACCTCCCTGAGCCAGGCCACCGACGTAAACGTGCTCCACGAGCTCAAAGCCCAGCTGGACGATACGGGCGTGTACGAGTGGCAGGAAGTGGAAGCTTTTGTGGCCAAATACTTCGAGGGCGTCAACGCCCAGGAGCTGAGCCCCATCATCGATTTGGCCGCCGACCGTTTCAACGCCGCCCTGGAACTGGAAGACCAGGCCAAGGCCGATTACAAAATCAAGGCCAAACAGTTTGTCAAGATTTACGGACAAATGGCCTCCATTTTACCCTACGAAATCCTGGCCTGGGAGAAGCTGTTCTGGTTCCTCAAATTCCTGATCCCCAAACTCATCATCATCGACCCCACTCAGGATACCCTGGACGAACTCCTCAACGCGGTCGACCTCTCCACCTATGGCCTAGAACGGGTAAAACTGAATGCCTCCATCGGCCTGGATGCCAGCGAAACGGAACTCGATCCCCAGAACTCCAACCCGCGGGCGGCGCACAGCGGCGAGGCGGATGAAGACCCCCTGGATTTGATCATCAAGAGTTTTAACGAGCGCTGGTTTCAGGGTTGGGAGGCTACGCCGGAGGAGCAGCGCGTGAAATTTGTCAATCTGGCCCAACGCATCCAGGAACACCCGGATTTCCAGGAAAAGTATGCCGACAATGCTGACCCCCAAAACCGGGAGATTGCTTTCAAAAAGATCTTTGACGACGTGATGGGCAAACAACGCAAGAATGAATTGGACCTTTATCGGCTGTTGTCACAGGATGAGAGTTTTAAAGTGGCGATGTTGGATACGTTGAAGCGGATTTTGAGGGCCTGA
- a CDS encoding hybrid sensor histidine kinase/response regulator transcription factor — MLGFILLSLVHLTHAQNQFPKLQFKHIKNEDGLSNSTIEAIFQDQRGFMWFGTRDGLNRYDGYQILVYKFDAKDPHSISDNYITCLYEDQQHTLWVGTLNGLNKYDPILNRFTAYKNDPSKPQSLSHNHITGIYEDKPGRLWVSTLGGGINLFSPREGTFTALRKAQGLNSDEVHCLFEDHQHNFWVGTAQGLHLLDRERKKLTLVPMPGDGKGGSYPSIHAISADRAGQMLLGTSDNGLIVYQPRQRSFVQHTHSVANAHSISSNLIRSILVGKNGSIWIGSINGGLDVFEPATGKFFNHQNEPDNPRSLSQRTVSAIFEDNQGNTWVGTHRGGVNLYMPKTDKFALFRQEPKPNSLSYNDVKAFCEDRSGNIWIGTDGGGLNRFERSTQAFRHYKYNPFDTRSIGSNEVLDVFEDSAGNLWVGAWGGGLNLYHRDRDDFTRFQHQARDTQSISSNYIQKIFEDRQKNLWVATYFGGLNLFDPEKKSFRRITRSRSGKTSLYGNNVVSINEDSLGNIWIGTDDGGLNCLNQASGEFTHYFHKGEKKPDLRVIFVDRKGNLWLGQAGLYRFDPQRNSFALFTEKAGLASEFIKGIAEDERGNLWISTSNGLTQIHPETLNFRKYNTADGLQGLEFEANAFLKTRDGQLFFGGVNGFNAFYPRDILTNQYRPPVYITDFHLYNQKVIPGKPGSPLQRDISLTDKIVLTYKQATFSFGYAALNYTAAENNHYAYKLENWDKDWNEVNHEKRASYTNVSPGEYTFRVKASNNDGIWNETGRSIKVVILPPFWATWWFRTLVALVLAAGFYAYYRFRRELEIKKLEEQKKEELHQLQLQFFTNISHEFRTPLSLILGPIEKLLKEETRLAQRRDYQVIQRNTNRLLHLINELMDFRKSETGVLHLHVMEGNVEWFLQEIAEEFSVLAQEKNITFTVKQGHTLQGTWFDRQILEKILINLISNSFKYTPNGGAITLETFDALEKFKPVFTNELSIKNDYSGKNYIYFRVADNGIGISKDSIAHLFERFYRIADSHLGSGIGLAFVKSLTALHKGQIYVYSEREKGTEIIIGIPCAKEDYTTQEQWLEGSVMPAKLESIHAQYDYFMPLAEEKSSTDVADHTFLQQSPHILIVDDNEELRGFLREVLSAKYHISEAADGQEGHQKVKAEMPDLIISDIMMPVMDGIEFCKKVKADLDTAHIPFMLLTAKDAVESQIEGTGSGANYYFAKPISIELLELSIANIFAQKQKLVERYVNDHHAELKDQVHSTLDKQFLENLIGIIESNLSNPELNIDYICTQLGMSRTKLYNKIKSLTNQSINDFVRTVRLKNAVKLMVNQDMSLAEVMYSVGIQTQSYFTKAFKAEFGKTPSQYLKELQGRG; from the coding sequence TTGCTGGGATTTATCCTGCTGAGCCTGGTACACTTAACTCATGCCCAAAACCAGTTCCCCAAACTCCAATTCAAACACATCAAAAACGAAGACGGCCTTTCTAACAGTACGATCGAAGCCATTTTCCAGGATCAGCGGGGCTTTATGTGGTTTGGTACCCGCGATGGGCTCAACCGTTACGATGGGTATCAAATTTTGGTGTATAAATTTGATGCCAAAGACCCCCACAGCATCAGCGACAACTACATTACCTGCCTGTACGAAGACCAACAACATACCCTTTGGGTTGGAACCTTAAACGGCTTGAACAAATACGACCCCATTCTAAATCGATTCACCGCCTACAAAAATGATCCATCCAAGCCCCAAAGTTTAAGCCACAACCACATTACCGGAATTTACGAAGACAAACCCGGTCGATTGTGGGTCAGTACTTTAGGGGGTGGGATCAACCTGTTTTCTCCTAGGGAGGGCACTTTTACTGCTTTGCGCAAAGCCCAGGGGCTAAACAGCGACGAGGTACATTGCCTCTTTGAAGACCACCAGCACAACTTTTGGGTCGGAACGGCCCAGGGCCTGCATCTTTTGGATCGGGAGCGCAAAAAACTGACTTTGGTTCCAATGCCAGGCGATGGCAAAGGTGGTTCTTATCCTTCCATTCACGCCATCAGCGCAGACCGTGCGGGGCAAATGCTGTTGGGAACCAGCGACAATGGCCTGATTGTGTATCAGCCCCGGCAGCGCAGCTTTGTGCAGCACACCCATAGCGTTGCCAATGCACACTCCATCAGCAGCAACCTCATCCGCAGTATTTTGGTGGGAAAAAATGGCAGCATCTGGATTGGCAGCATCAATGGTGGTCTGGACGTATTTGAACCGGCCACGGGCAAATTTTTTAACCATCAGAATGAACCCGATAACCCCCGGAGCCTCTCACAACGCACCGTATCTGCCATTTTTGAAGACAACCAGGGCAATACCTGGGTTGGTACCCACCGGGGTGGGGTCAATTTGTACATGCCCAAAACGGATAAATTTGCGCTGTTTCGGCAGGAGCCAAAGCCCAATAGCCTGAGCTACAATGACGTAAAAGCCTTTTGTGAAGACCGCTCCGGCAACATCTGGATCGGCACGGATGGAGGAGGGCTCAACCGTTTTGAACGCAGCACCCAGGCTTTCCGGCATTACAAGTACAATCCTTTCGATACCCGATCCATTGGTTCCAATGAAGTACTGGACGTTTTTGAAGACAGTGCCGGTAACCTTTGGGTGGGTGCCTGGGGTGGAGGTCTGAATCTCTACCATCGAGACCGCGATGATTTCACCCGTTTTCAGCACCAGGCGCGCGATACCCAAAGCATCAGTTCCAACTACATTCAAAAGATTTTTGAAGACCGTCAAAAAAACCTTTGGGTGGCCACTTATTTTGGCGGCTTGAATCTTTTTGACCCGGAAAAGAAAAGTTTCCGCCGTATCACGCGGAGTCGGAGCGGTAAAACCAGCTTGTACGGCAACAACGTGGTGTCGATCAACGAGGATTCCCTGGGCAATATCTGGATCGGTACCGACGACGGTGGCCTCAATTGCCTGAATCAGGCGAGCGGAGAGTTTACCCACTATTTTCACAAAGGAGAAAAAAAGCCCGATTTGCGGGTCATTTTTGTCGATCGCAAAGGCAACCTGTGGTTGGGGCAAGCTGGCTTGTACCGCTTTGATCCGCAGCGCAATTCTTTTGCCCTATTCACCGAAAAAGCGGGGCTGGCCAGCGAGTTCATCAAGGGAATCGCGGAAGATGAACGGGGCAATTTGTGGATTTCGACGTCCAATGGCCTGACCCAAATCCACCCCGAAACCCTGAATTTCAGGAAATACAATACGGCGGACGGGTTGCAGGGACTGGAATTTGAAGCGAATGCATTTTTAAAAACCAGAGATGGACAATTGTTTTTTGGCGGGGTAAATGGCTTCAATGCGTTCTACCCCCGCGACATCCTGACCAACCAGTACCGCCCTCCGGTGTACATCACCGATTTCCATTTGTACAATCAAAAAGTCATTCCTGGCAAGCCAGGTTCTCCGCTGCAGCGCGACATCAGCCTGACGGATAAAATTGTCCTGACCTATAAACAGGCCACCTTTTCCTTTGGCTATGCTGCCTTGAATTATACCGCCGCTGAAAACAACCATTACGCGTACAAACTGGAAAACTGGGACAAAGATTGGAATGAAGTCAACCACGAAAAACGCGCAAGCTACACCAATGTCAGTCCTGGTGAATATACCTTCCGCGTCAAGGCGAGCAACAATGATGGCATCTGGAACGAAACCGGGCGCAGCATCAAGGTCGTCATCCTGCCCCCATTTTGGGCGACCTGGTGGTTTCGCACCCTCGTTGCCCTGGTATTGGCGGCGGGCTTTTACGCGTATTACCGCTTTAGGCGCGAACTGGAAATCAAAAAACTGGAAGAGCAGAAAAAAGAAGAGCTGCACCAGTTGCAATTGCAGTTTTTTACCAATATCTCCCACGAGTTTCGTACCCCTTTGTCTTTGATTTTAGGCCCCATTGAAAAATTGCTCAAAGAAGAAACCCGCCTGGCACAGCGCCGGGATTATCAAGTCATTCAGCGCAATACCAACCGCTTGTTGCACCTGATTAATGAATTGATGGATTTCCGCAAGTCCGAAACCGGGGTTTTGCACCTGCACGTGATGGAAGGCAACGTGGAATGGTTTTTACAGGAAATTGCGGAAGAGTTTAGTGTGTTGGCGCAGGAAAAAAACATCACCTTTACCGTAAAGCAGGGGCATACCTTGCAGGGAACCTGGTTCGACCGCCAGATTTTAGAAAAAATCCTCATCAACCTCATCAGCAATTCGTTTAAATATACCCCGAACGGTGGTGCCATTACGCTGGAGACTTTTGATGCCTTGGAAAAATTCAAACCCGTTTTTACCAATGAATTATCGATCAAAAACGATTATTCCGGTAAGAACTATATCTATTTTAGAGTAGCCGACAACGGGATTGGCATTTCGAAGGACTCCATTGCCCACTTATTTGAACGTTTTTACCGGATTGCCGATTCACACCTGGGTTCGGGCATTGGACTGGCCTTTGTCAAAAGCCTGACTGCCTTGCACAAGGGACAAATTTATGTGTACAGCGAAAGGGAGAAAGGCACCGAAATCATCATCGGCATTCCTTGTGCCAAGGAGGATTACACGACCCAGGAACAATGGCTGGAAGGCAGTGTTATGCCCGCCAAGTTGGAAAGCATTCACGCGCAGTATGACTATTTTATGCCCCTTGCCGAAGAAAAAAGCAGCACAGATGTAGCGGACCATACTTTCCTGCAGCAAAGTCCCCATATCCTGATCGTGGACGACAACGAAGAATTGAGGGGATTTCTACGCGAAGTACTGAGCGCAAAATACCACATTTCCGAGGCGGCAGATGGCCAGGAAGGCCATCAAAAAGTCAAGGCGGAAATGCCGGATTTGATCATTAGCGACATCATGATGCCCGTGATGGATGGCATCGAATTTTGCAAAAAAGTCAAAGCAGACCTGGATACCGCGCACATCCCCTTTATGTTATTGACCGCTAAAGACGCGGTGGAATCCCAAATTGAGGGCACGGGTTCGGGCGCCAATTACTACTTTGCCAAACCCATCAGCATCGAGCTACTGGAATTGAGTATCGCCAATATTTTTGCCCAAAAACAAAAACTCGTTGAGCGCTACGTCAACGACCACCACGCTGAGCTGAAAGATCAGGTCCACTCAACATTGGACAAACAGTTTTTGGAAAATTTAATCGGGATCATCGAAAGCAACCTGAGCAACCCAGAGCTGAACATCGATTACATTTGCACCCAGCTGGGCATGAGCCGGACAAAATTGTACAACAAAATCAAGAGTTTGACCAATCAATCCATCAATGATTTTGTACGCACAGTACGTCTGAAAAATGCGGTAAAATTGATGGTTAACCAGGATATGTCCCTCGCTGAGGTGATGTACAGCGTGGGCATTCAAACGCAGTCGTATTTTACGAAGGCGTTTAAGGCGGAGTTCGGGAAAACGCCGTCGCAGTATTTGAAGGAGTTGCAGGGGCGGGGGTGA
- a CDS encoding twin-arginine translocation signal domain-containing protein, which translates to MLTRRSFLQQSMLGSGAVLLGASGCQPSTPTRSGGDSQDEGLD; encoded by the coding sequence ATGCTTACACGCAGATCATTCCTTCAACAATCTATGCTCGGCTCCGGCGCCGTGCTGCTGGGGGCTTCAGGTTGCCAGCCCAGCACACCAACCCGAAGCGGAGGGGATTCGCAAGACGAAGGTCTTGATTGA
- a CDS encoding YybH family protein — MLKQIFLPIFLLLFLACEPQNLPPDPAKLKQEIFDAEAAFAEMAAEKGIAEAFYTFAAEDAVIKRENDTLIMGRVAIRQYYSAPFYQSAKVEWKPDFIKVSTHGDLAYTYGKFTWSSQDSTGKVNKIKGVFHTVWQRQADGNWKYVWD, encoded by the coding sequence ATGCTGAAACAAATTTTTCTCCCGATTTTTCTTCTCCTCTTCCTGGCCTGCGAGCCCCAAAACCTGCCCCCTGACCCCGCAAAGCTCAAACAGGAAATTTTCGACGCGGAAGCTGCCTTTGCCGAAATGGCGGCGGAAAAAGGGATTGCCGAGGCTTTTTATACCTTTGCTGCCGAAGACGCCGTAATCAAACGCGAAAACGATACCCTGATCATGGGGCGAGTCGCCATTCGCCAATACTACAGTGCCCCTTTTTACCAAAGCGCCAAGGTGGAGTGGAAGCCAGACTTTATCAAAGTATCCACCCATGGTGACCTGGCTTATACCTATGGCAAATTCACCTGGAGCAGCCAGGACAGCACGGGCAAGGTCAACAAAATCAAGGGGGTATTCCATACCGTTTGGCAACGGCAGGCTGATGGGAATTGGAAATACGTTTGGGATTAG
- a CDS encoding restriction endonuclease subunit S: MMNVQKYPAYKNSGVEWIETVPSHWEVVKLKRLFCEKKKITNVDLPCGSISFGKVVYKDEEKIPEATKKSYQAVSKGEYLLNPLNLNYDLISLRIALSDKDVVVSSGYIVLNSIVKLDKTYFKWLLHRYDVAFMKTLGSGVRQTINFSDIGDSELIFPPLPEQTAIAQFLDRKTALIDQAIDIKQKQIELLKERRQILIHQAVTRGLNPEVKMKASGVEWIGEVPEGWEVVRLKTLGKIKYGLGQPPKTKEDGLPLIRATNVERGRIVEKDLIFVDPEDIPWERDPMLKENDIIVVRSGAYTGDSAIIPKHYAGSIAGYDMVLTPTSINPRFLSYTLLAKYVLYDQLYLLRMRAAQPHLNAEELGQTIIVCPPKLEQQQIFEYLENISKKIATAITLKQQEIAKLQEYKATLINSAVTGKIKVGSHAQ; encoded by the coding sequence ATGATGAATGTACAAAAATATCCGGCGTACAAGAATTCTGGGGTGGAATGGATTGAAACAGTTCCAAGCCATTGGGAAGTTGTGAAATTGAAGAGGCTTTTTTGCGAAAAGAAAAAAATCACCAATGTAGACTTGCCCTGCGGCTCAATTAGTTTTGGAAAAGTGGTATACAAGGATGAAGAGAAGATACCAGAAGCAACCAAAAAATCTTATCAAGCAGTTTCCAAAGGAGAATACTTGTTGAATCCTTTAAACTTGAATTATGACCTTATAAGTTTGAGAATTGCGCTATCAGATAAAGATGTAGTGGTTAGTTCAGGATACATCGTTTTAAATTCGATTGTTAAACTTGACAAAACTTACTTCAAATGGCTGCTTCACAGGTACGATGTTGCATTTATGAAAACACTCGGGTCTGGAGTTAGGCAAACCATTAATTTTTCGGACATTGGAGACAGTGAGTTGATTTTTCCTCCCCTCCCCGAACAAACCGCCATCGCCCAATTCCTCGACCGCAAAACCGCCCTGATCGATCAAGCCATCGACATCAAACAAAAACAAATCGAACTGCTCAAAGAACGCCGCCAAATCCTCATCCATCAGGCCGTTACCCGAGGGCTGAATCCGGAAGTAAAAATGAAGGCCAGTGGGGTGGAATGGATTGGGGAAGTGCCAGAGGGATGGGAAGTTGTAAGGTTGAAAACCCTTGGTAAAATTAAATATGGACTTGGGCAACCACCTAAAACAAAGGAAGATGGGTTGCCTCTGATAAGGGCTACAAATGTAGAAAGAGGGAGAATTGTTGAAAAGGATTTAATTTTTGTAGATCCTGAAGATATTCCTTGGGAAAGAGACCCTATGCTGAAGGAGAATGACATCATAGTAGTGAGAAGTGGTGCATATACTGGAGATTCTGCAATTATCCCTAAACATTATGCTGGTTCAATTGCTGGATATGATATGGTTTTGACACCAACATCAATTAACCCCCGTTTTTTAAGCTACACATTGTTAGCTAAATATGTTTTATATGATCAACTATACCTTCTAAGGATGAGAGCAGCACAACCTCATCTTAATGCTGAAGAACTTGGACAAACTATTATTGTTTGCCCCCCAAAACTAGAACAGCAGCAAATATTTGAATATCTTGAAAATATATCGAAAAAAATCGCCACCGCCATCACCCTCAAACAACAAGAAATCGCCAAACTCCAGGAATACAAAGCCACTTTAATCAACAGCGCCGTAACCGGTAAAATAAAAGTCGGTTCCCATGCCCAGTAA